In Blastopirellula sp. J2-11, a single genomic region encodes these proteins:
- a CDS encoding sugar phosphate isomerase/epimerase family protein, with the protein MFRFGVQLRSLRLPVRKALQVASELGARGVEIDLRHEIAPRELSQTGVRQFRKLLEDLNLKVCAATYPTRRGYYDSEDLDRRILATKEAIDCAYKLGAPVLTNHLGRVPAEETDPNFTLLRDVMSEIGRYAHQQGVFMTAKTGPESAADLNRLLDVLPDGLLGVEFDPGALIVNGFSARESLEALIKHVRHVRAKDGVRDLAIGRGIEVELGRGSADFPMLLAILDDAGYNGFLTVVRENPQSPRAEIEQSLEYLRQLVPHAE; encoded by the coding sequence ATGTTTCGTTTTGGAGTTCAACTTCGTTCCCTTCGTCTTCCGGTCCGCAAAGCGTTGCAGGTCGCATCGGAACTAGGCGCTCGAGGCGTCGAAATCGATCTGCGCCACGAAATCGCGCCGCGTGAACTGTCGCAAACCGGCGTGCGGCAATTTCGCAAACTGCTAGAAGACTTGAATCTCAAGGTTTGCGCCGCGACCTATCCGACGCGCCGCGGCTATTACGACTCGGAAGATCTGGACCGCCGCATTCTGGCGACCAAAGAGGCGATTGACTGCGCCTACAAACTGGGCGCTCCGGTGCTGACCAATCATCTCGGTCGCGTTCCGGCGGAAGAAACCGATCCAAACTTCACGCTGCTGCGCGACGTGATGTCCGAGATCGGCCGTTACGCGCATCAGCAGGGAGTCTTTATGACCGCCAAAACAGGGCCAGAATCGGCCGCAGATCTCAACCGCCTGCTCGATGTGTTGCCGGACGGACTGTTGGGCGTTGAGTTTGATCCAGGCGCACTCATCGTCAACGGTTTCTCGGCGCGCGAGTCGTTAGAAGCGCTGATCAAGCATGTGCGGCATGTTCGCGCGAAAGATGGAGTTCGCGATCTGGCGATCGGTCGCGGTATCGAAGTTGAACTAGGACGAGGTTCCGCCGATTTTCCGATGTTGTTGGCGATCCTCGACGACGCCGGCTACAACGGCTTTCTTACAGTCGTGCGCGAAAATCCTCAGTCGCCCCGCGCAGAAATCGAGCAATCGCTTGAGTACCTGCGGCAACTGGTCCCCCACGCCGAGTAA
- a CDS encoding Dps family protein, producing the protein MSDHGAAKELGKLLADYSVFYQKLRGYHWNVVGKEFFPLHAKFEELYNDAAEGIDTLAERIRGLGANPPATFGEFLQLTTMTEDSSQPSAEAMVANLHADMGKLNEHVKKVHAYAEEIGDTGSVIILEDFIVGLEKERWMLSSYLQA; encoded by the coding sequence ATGAGCGATCATGGCGCCGCGAAAGAACTCGGCAAGCTGTTAGCCGATTACTCCGTCTTCTACCAAAAGTTACGCGGCTATCATTGGAACGTCGTTGGCAAAGAGTTTTTCCCGCTGCACGCCAAGTTTGAAGAGTTGTACAACGACGCGGCCGAAGGGATCGACACGTTGGCCGAACGTATTCGGGGGCTCGGCGCCAATCCGCCGGCTACGTTTGGCGAGTTTCTCCAATTGACGACGATGACCGAAGACAGCTCACAGCCGTCGGCCGAAGCGATGGTCGCTAATCTGCACGCCGACATGGGCAAGCTGAACGAACATGTCAAAAAGGTTCACGCTTACGCCGAAGAGATCGGCGACACCGGCAGCGTGATCATCTTGGAAGACTTTATCGTCGGTCTGGAGAAAGAACGCTGGATGCTCAGCTCTTACCTGCAGGCGTAA
- a CDS encoding response regulator transcription factor yields the protein MTNVPSLYLVDDDAAVIDSLQRLVESISLPLVSILKSDQLLDLLSPGSCGCLLLKLNSGHLDLMRRVQTLPVSIETVFLTDASEVALIVQAMQIGASAVLQKPCRSEDLLTAIRSAVGAAYSRKQHLEQNAAGRTRLKSLTKEESHVMRLMLAGRTNQEIADQIQLSLRTVQFRRSSIFRKLKITTKSRLFDLAVTTGLLGELVADVPLMPLESEIPSSVSSEKE from the coding sequence ATGACCAACGTCCCTTCGCTGTACCTCGTTGATGACGATGCTGCGGTGATTGATTCGCTCCAAAGATTGGTCGAATCGATCTCGTTACCACTCGTCTCGATTCTGAAATCCGATCAACTTCTCGACCTCCTTTCACCAGGGTCCTGCGGTTGCCTGTTGCTCAAACTGAATAGCGGTCATCTCGATCTGATGAGACGCGTCCAGACGCTCCCCGTTTCGATCGAGACGGTCTTTCTTACCGATGCGTCTGAAGTAGCGCTTATCGTGCAAGCGATGCAGATTGGCGCTTCGGCGGTGTTGCAAAAACCATGTCGTAGCGAAGACTTGCTCACTGCGATTCGCAGCGCCGTCGGCGCGGCTTACTCTCGAAAACAACATCTTGAGCAAAACGCCGCTGGTCGCACGCGCTTAAAAAGCTTGACCAAAGAAGAATCGCATGTGATGCGGTTAATGCTCGCGGGTCGCACCAATCAAGAGATCGCGGATCAGATACAACTCAGTTTGCGGACCGTCCAGTTCCGCCGCTCTAGTATCTTTCGCAAGCTCAAGATTACGACCAAGTCGCGTCTGTTTGACTTGGCGGTAACGACCGGCTTATTGGGTGAGCTTGTCGCGGACGTTCCCTTGATGCCGCTCGAGTCCGAAATCCCATCCTCGGTATCCAGTGAAAAAGAGTAA